A genome region from Tolypothrix sp. PCC 7712 includes the following:
- a CDS encoding serine hydrolase, giving the protein MVFFRKDEQLENLGLSILEATWAAFPTLARNQIALTWIVYDPPVLVNTGGALTPDAFWNHSVRGFTYRGVERIYPASVVKLFYLVAVQEWLEKGMVQTSKDLEKAMRDMIVDSSNDATSLVVDVLTGTTSGPELPPGPFETWKSQRNFVNRYYQSLGWEEMETINVCQKTWGDGPYGRERAFYGEMLENRNMLTTNAIARLLHSIVGGVAVSSVRSQAMMALLKRSLKPEDLPTDVDEDQVTGFLGGGIPQDAQLWSKAGWTSQVRHDAAYIEIPERRPYLLVVFTEGKANARSRAILPYISKLVGEAVASL; this is encoded by the coding sequence ATGGTTTTCTTCCGAAAAGACGAACAACTCGAAAATCTCGGATTAAGTATTTTAGAAGCAACTTGGGCAGCATTTCCCACATTAGCGCGGAATCAAATTGCTTTGACTTGGATTGTCTACGATCCCCCAGTTCTCGTAAATACTGGTGGGGCTTTAACTCCTGATGCTTTTTGGAATCATAGTGTACGTGGTTTTACGTATCGGGGAGTAGAGCGCATTTACCCAGCTAGTGTAGTGAAATTGTTTTACTTGGTAGCTGTACAAGAATGGTTAGAAAAAGGCATGGTGCAAACTTCCAAGGATTTGGAAAAAGCCATGCGCGATATGATTGTTGATTCCAGCAATGATGCTACCAGCTTAGTGGTAGATGTGCTCACAGGCACAACTTCCGGCCCCGAATTACCCCCCGGCCCCTTTGAAACTTGGAAATCCCAGCGTAATTTTGTCAATCGCTACTATCAGTCTTTAGGTTGGGAAGAAATGGAGACAATTAACGTCTGCCAAAAAACCTGGGGTGATGGCCCTTATGGTAGAGAAAGGGCATTTTATGGAGAAATGCTAGAAAATCGCAATATGCTGACCACCAATGCGATCGCCAGATTATTACATAGTATCGTTGGCGGAGTCGCAGTTTCCAGCGTGCGATCGCAAGCAATGATGGCTTTATTAAAACGCAGCCTCAAACCCGAAGATTTACCCACCGATGTTGATGAAGACCAAGTTACAGGCTTTTTAGGCGGTGGAATTCCCCAAGATGCTCAACTTTGGTCAAAAGCCGGCTGGACAAGCCAAGTGCGCCATGATGCAGCATATATCGAAATTCCCGAACGCCGCCCCTACTTGTTGGTAGTATTCACAGAAGGCAAAGCTAACGCCAGAAGCAGAGCAATTTTACCTTATATATCCAAGCTAGTTGGTGAAGCTGTCGCCAGTTTGTAA
- a CDS encoding C40 family peptidase, which produces MVINLKSPIQNLNAAEYNCLADLNLYDSPECTRLATQAAAGRHLRVTSNHQDAAVEVCLCEDDYPGWVSLSDLGLLQTATLPYRAAKLTEAEIKKLLPGAIAFTHQAMQQSNYYLWGGTVGPNYDCSGLMQAAFVSVGIWLPRDAYQQEAFTQAISIAELVPGDLIFFGTPQKATHVGLYLGDGRYIHSSGKDQGRNGIGIDQLSEQGDAVSQSYYQQLRGAGRVVKSYEPQGS; this is translated from the coding sequence ATGGTCATTAATTTAAAATCTCCAATCCAAAATCTCAACGCGGCTGAGTACAATTGTCTGGCTGACCTCAATTTATATGATTCTCCTGAATGTACTCGCTTGGCGACTCAAGCCGCAGCTGGGCGACATTTGCGGGTAACATCAAATCATCAGGATGCCGCTGTTGAAGTTTGTTTGTGTGAAGATGACTATCCAGGGTGGGTATCTCTTAGTGATTTGGGTTTATTACAAACAGCTACTTTACCTTATCGGGCAGCAAAATTAACGGAAGCAGAAATTAAAAAACTGCTACCAGGGGCGATCGCTTTTACGCACCAAGCCATGCAACAATCAAATTATTACCTGTGGGGCGGTACGGTAGGGCCAAATTATGATTGTTCGGGGTTGATGCAAGCGGCTTTTGTGTCTGTGGGAATCTGGTTACCGCGCGATGCTTACCAGCAAGAAGCTTTTACCCAAGCAATTAGCATTGCAGAATTAGTACCCGGAGATTTGATATTTTTTGGCACTCCCCAAAAAGCAACTCATGTGGGACTCTATTTAGGAGATGGTCGCTATATCCATAGTTCCGGGAAAGACCAAGGACGCAATGGTATTGGCATTGACCAACTATCGGAACAGGGAGATGCTGTTAGTCAGTCATATTATCAACAACTGCGCGGTGCTGGCAGAGTTGTCAAGAGTTACGAACCACAGGGAAGCTGA
- a CDS encoding glycosyltransferase family 2 protein has translation MTTGWVSERTEGENGTSLAIVPDISVVVPVRDEVESLPLLLEAIASAVSENQLTYEIICVDDGSTDGSAELLKELAKTRNDLKAVILRRNYGQTAAMAAGFNYALGKVIVTLDADLQNDPADIPILLAKLEEGYDLVSGWRHKRQDAALSRLLPSKIANWLIGSITGVKLHDYGCSLKAYRAEVLADMNLYGELHRFLPALAYIEGARITEIPVRHHPRRFGRSKYGLSRTFRVMMDLLTISFMKKFLTKPMHVFGLLGLLSMVLGSILGIYLTFIKLAWGEMIGNRPLLILAVLLLVTGVQLFSFGLLAELLMRTYHESQGRPIYRVREVIAKHVN, from the coding sequence ATGACGACTGGCTGGGTTTCAGAGAGAACAGAAGGGGAAAATGGCACAAGCTTGGCGATTGTCCCTGATATTTCGGTGGTGGTGCCAGTACGTGATGAGGTAGAAAGTTTGCCATTATTATTAGAGGCGATCGCATCTGCTGTCAGTGAAAATCAGTTAACCTATGAAATCATTTGTGTTGATGATGGTTCAACTGATGGTTCCGCCGAATTACTCAAGGAACTAGCTAAAACCCGCAATGATTTAAAAGCCGTAATTTTGCGCCGTAACTACGGACAAACTGCGGCGATGGCGGCGGGGTTTAACTATGCTTTGGGTAAGGTGATTGTCACTTTAGATGCGGATTTGCAAAATGACCCAGCTGACATACCCATATTATTAGCCAAGTTAGAAGAAGGTTACGATTTGGTGAGTGGTTGGCGACATAAACGCCAAGATGCGGCTTTATCGCGGTTACTTCCTTCTAAAATTGCCAACTGGCTAATTGGTAGCATTACTGGCGTAAAATTACATGACTATGGCTGTTCTCTCAAAGCTTATCGTGCCGAAGTTTTGGCAGATATGAACCTTTATGGAGAACTACATCGCTTTTTACCTGCTTTAGCTTACATTGAAGGCGCAAGAATTACCGAAATACCTGTCCGTCATCATCCCCGCCGCTTTGGTCGCAGTAAGTATGGATTATCGCGGACTTTCCGCGTCATGATGGATTTGTTAACCATATCTTTTATGAAAAAGTTCCTAACAAAGCCTATGCATGTTTTTGGTTTGTTAGGTTTATTATCAATGGTTTTAGGGTCAATTTTAGGGATTTACCTGACTTTTATCAAATTAGCTTGGGGTGAAATGATTGGTAATCGCCCATTGCTAATTTTAGCGGTGCTGTTATTAGTAACAGGGGTGCAATTATTTTCTTTTGGGTTATTAGCAGAATTGTTGATGCGTACTTACCACGAATCCCAAGGTAGACCGATATATCGAGTGCGGGAAGTCATAGCAAAACATGTTAACTAA
- a CDS encoding ABC transporter permease, whose protein sequence is MKRIIRKALTLLAVYYAYILEYRAEMILWVLSGSLPIIFMGIWIQAAQGGRFNLTPVDFARYFLVVFVIRQFTAVWVIWDFEKEVVEGKLSPRLLQPIDPVWHHVAIHVSDRFARLQFAFILVALFFILYPQAFWVPRLGSILLFVLSVLIAFILRFAIQYTFAMFAFWTERATALENLWMLFYLFLSGMIAPLEVFPDSVRTIVMLTPFPYLIDFPASILIGLPVDLGRGFLALIGWTLIFLVLNRWLWRMGLKRYSGMGA, encoded by the coding sequence ATGAAGCGAATTATTAGGAAAGCTCTAACTTTACTTGCAGTCTACTATGCTTACATCCTTGAATACCGAGCAGAAATGATTTTATGGGTGTTGTCTGGTTCGTTACCTATTATTTTTATGGGTATCTGGATACAAGCGGCCCAAGGTGGACGCTTTAATTTGACACCTGTCGATTTTGCTCGTTATTTTTTAGTAGTTTTTGTTATTAGGCAATTTACTGCTGTTTGGGTAATTTGGGATTTTGAAAAGGAAGTGGTAGAAGGGAAGCTTTCTCCTAGATTATTACAGCCTATTGACCCTGTATGGCATCATGTTGCCATTCATGTTTCTGATAGATTTGCACGCCTACAGTTTGCATTTATTTTAGTAGCTTTATTTTTTATTCTTTATCCCCAAGCCTTTTGGGTGCCGAGATTGGGTAGTATATTATTGTTTGTTCTATCAGTATTAATAGCTTTTATATTGAGATTTGCAATTCAATATACATTTGCAATGTTCGCTTTTTGGACAGAAAGAGCGACTGCATTAGAAAATCTTTGGATGTTATTTTATCTATTTTTATCAGGTATGATTGCACCTTTAGAGGTATTTCCTGACTCTGTAAGGACAATTGTGATGTTAACACCATTCCCCTATCTAATTGATTTCCCTGCTAGTATTTTGATTGGACTACCTGTTGATTTAGGGCGTGGTTTTCTAGCACTGATAGGTTGGACATTAATATTTTTAGTTTTAAATCGCTGGCTATGGCGTATGGGTTTAAAGCGCTATTCTGGTATGGGAGCTTAA
- a CDS encoding polyphosphate kinase 2 family protein — MNHDAFIVKPGSKVSLNKQYDPGFKGNYQQKADAEGKLEADIQRLAYYQDVLYAQNTYALLIIFQAMDAAGKDSTIKHVMSGVNPQGCQVFSFKSPSAEELDHDYLWRSMKALPERGRIGIFNRSYYEEVLVVRVHPEILKKQQLPQFPQGNHIWKQRFEEINNFEKYLVNNGIVILKFFLNVSKSEQKKRFLARIESPEKNWKFSANDVRERAFWDDYMRAYEDVFQNTSTEWAPWYIVPADHKWFTRLTVADIICTKLKELNLKYPTLSEEYQQQLLQAKQILESED, encoded by the coding sequence ATGAACCATGATGCTTTTATTGTTAAACCAGGCTCAAAAGTTTCTTTAAATAAGCAGTATGACCCAGGGTTTAAAGGAAATTACCAGCAAAAAGCTGATGCTGAAGGTAAATTAGAGGCAGATATTCAACGATTAGCTTATTACCAAGACGTTCTCTACGCTCAAAACACCTATGCATTACTAATTATTTTTCAAGCAATGGATGCTGCTGGTAAAGACAGCACAATAAAACATGTTATGTCCGGGGTTAACCCCCAAGGTTGTCAAGTTTTTAGTTTTAAGTCGCCAAGTGCTGAAGAATTAGACCATGACTACCTTTGGCGGTCAATGAAAGCTTTACCTGAACGGGGTAGGATTGGGATATTTAACCGCTCATACTATGAAGAAGTACTAGTAGTACGTGTTCATCCGGAAATTCTCAAAAAACAGCAACTTCCACAGTTTCCTCAGGGAAATCATATATGGAAGCAGCGTTTTGAAGAGATTAATAATTTTGAAAAGTATTTAGTAAATAATGGCATTGTTATCCTCAAATTCTTTTTGAATGTTTCTAAGTCAGAACAGAAAAAAAGATTTTTAGCTCGAATTGAATCGCCAGAAAAAAATTGGAAGTTTTCTGCTAATGATGTGCGAGAAAGAGCTTTTTGGGATGATTATATGAGGGCTTATGAAGATGTTTTCCAAAATACTAGCACTGAATGGGCACCTTGGTATATTGTTCCTGCCGATCACAAATGGTTTACACGTCTGACTGTGGCTGATATTATCTGCACTAAATTAAAAGAGCTTAATCTTAAATACCCTACTTTGAGTGAAGAATATCAGCAGCAACTTTTGCAAGCAAAGCAAATTTTAGAAAGCGAAGATTAA
- a CDS encoding 50S ribosomal protein L11 methyltransferase codes for MSWMELSLDTTNEAADWVCTLLAKNNYTDEIQITKYSKPDVSASPAWDLSINLYLPNDVYANSRSTEIANLLSSLERTGLSTALQMAVVDEKPVKSELANPLIRRIGEKFVVISADTSYSSESNEKITLRLKPSLAFGSGLHPATILSLKLLERYINPAMNVLDLGSGSGILSVAIAKLGANVLALDNDIIAVEATQDAVLRNVVEQQVTVTEGSLGCGSELGHWLGGDSINNVPTVEAKAEFDLIVANIPARMHIALATDYQQALRSSGLVILAGFTSDYEEDLAVAFTNAGFEYVDCERQDEWLALAYQLK; via the coding sequence ATGTCATGGATGGAATTAAGCCTAGACACCACCAATGAGGCGGCTGATTGGGTTTGTACGCTACTGGCTAAAAATAACTATACTGATGAAATTCAAATTACAAAATATAGTAAACCAGATGTTAGCGCATCTCCAGCATGGGATTTAAGCATTAATTTGTACTTACCTAATGATGTCTATGCAAATAGCCGTAGTACAGAAATTGCCAATTTGCTTTCATCATTAGAACGTACAGGACTTTCTACTGCTCTGCAAATGGCTGTAGTTGATGAAAAACCAGTAAAATCAGAGCTAGCAAATCCCTTAATCCGGCGAATTGGGGAAAAGTTTGTGGTTATCTCGGCTGATACATCATATAGTTCAGAATCAAATGAGAAAATTACCTTAAGACTTAAACCCAGCTTGGCTTTTGGTAGTGGTTTACATCCTGCAACCATACTCAGCCTGAAACTATTGGAACGTTATATTAACCCAGCCATGAACGTGCTGGATTTAGGTTCGGGTTCTGGGATTTTGAGTGTGGCGATCGCAAAATTGGGCGCAAATGTTTTAGCTTTAGATAATGACATTATTGCTGTGGAAGCAACTCAAGATGCTGTATTGCGTAATGTCGTAGAACAGCAAGTTACAGTCACAGAAGGTAGTCTGGGATGTGGTAGCGAGTTAGGACATTGGTTAGGTGGAGATTCTATTAACAATGTCCCGACAGTGGAAGCAAAAGCGGAATTTGACTTGATTGTGGCAAATATCCCAGCGAGAATGCATATTGCTTTGGCTACTGATTATCAACAAGCGCTGCGTTCCTCAGGATTAGTCATATTAGCTGGTTTTACGAGCGATTATGAGGAAGATTTGGCGGTAGCATTCACAAATGCAGGATTTGAATATGTAGATTGCGAACGTCAAGATGAATGGCTGGCTTTGGCTTATCAGTTGAAATAA